The sequence TTGCACTTTGTCCTCTACTAAAACAAATGGAATTTTTGCTTTTTTTGCTAGAGGTTCTAATGTTTTTTCAGTTCCAATTATCACTGAAATTTTTCCTTTGAGTGATTTTGCATTTGCAAGAATTGTTTGAAGACAAAGTGGTTCTTTGGTCACTAAAACTGCAATATTTTTCTGTGAATTTGTTTCATGGTGAGTACTAACATCCATCTTTTCTTTTTTGGCAATACTTTGAATATCTGAATCAAATTTCTTTACATCAACTACTTTTGAAAATGATACTTCTAGATACATACCAAAAAGACCCTTGATTACATTTTGATTCACTTTCTCAATGTTTCCGCCTTTAGAAAATGCAAAATTTGTAAATGTAGCTACAATTCCCTCTCTGTCTTTGCCTACTACTGTAATTCCTACTACTGTTTTTTTCATGACTTGTTTGCTGAAGATTTTCTCATTATTAATCATTCACAGAAATCTAAATGGTGCGGGAGGTGGGATTTGAACCCACGAAATCCTAAGATATAGGGTCCTAAGCCCTACGCCTTTGACCAGGCTGGGCGACTCCCGCAACGGATTTGCCATTAAACACAAATTTATCTATTATTGCACAGTATTATGGCGAAATTTTTTGGGACTAATGGAATTCGTGGAGTCTTTGATGAAGATTTTACATTGGAATTCGTTCACGATATGACACTTGCAATTGGTACATATTTTGGAAAAGGGCCTGTATTGATAGGATATGATGGACGAGAATCAAGTCCTGTTATATCTAAAGTAGTTAGTTCTGCTCTTAATTCTATTGGAATTGATTGTAATGTTGCAGGGATTGTTCCAACACCGTGTCTAGAATTTGCAGTAAAGAGTTTAGGATATTCTGGAGGATTAATGATTACAGCATCACACAATCCCTCTCAATACAATGGAATCAAACCATGTGCAAGTGACGGAGTTGAGATTTCACGAGAAGATGAATTAATAATTGAAGATATTTACTTGCAAAAAAAGTGGTTAGAGAAACCTGTTAAATGGGGAGTTACAGGAACAGAAAATAGGGCAATTGAAGCATATCTTAAAGGAATTATTTCTCATGTTGATTCTAAACTAATAGAATCAAAACATTTCAAAGTTGTTTTAGATTTAGGTAATGGTGCACAAGCAGTATCAGCTCCCAATTTTTGTGAATTACTTGATTGTGAAACATTTCTTATTAACCAAAAAATTGATGGTGCATTTCCAGGACGTGGATCAGAACCGACACCACAAAATCTTTCTGAACTATCAAAAATAGTGCGAGAAAATAATGCAGATGTAGGAATAGCTTTTGATGGTGATGGTGATAGAAGTATTTTTTGTGATAACAAAGGAGATATTCTTACAGGTGACAAGTCTGCACTAGTTCTTACACAACATATTCTAAAGAAAAATCCAAATTCTCTAGTTGTAACTTGTTTGAATTCTGGTTCTAACATTGAAGTGTTAGCTGAAAAGTTTGACTCTAAAGTAATTCGAACCAAAGTAGGTAGTGTGGAGGTTTCAAGAAAAATGGTTCCAACTGGTGCGTTGATTGGATTTGAAGAGAATGGTGGTTTCATGTATGGTAAACATAATCAAGTAAGAGATGGATGTATGACATTGGCTTTGATGCTAGACC comes from Nitrosopumilus oxyclinae and encodes:
- a CDS encoding formyltetrahydrofolate deformylase, with the protein product MKKTVVGITVVGKDREGIVATFTNFAFSKGGNIEKVNQNVIKGLFGMYLEVSFSKVVDVKKFDSDIQSIAKKEKMDVSTHHETNSQKNIAVLVTKEPLCLQTILANAKSLKGKISVIIGTEKTLEPLAKKAKIPFVLVEDKVQDKAEDKIIQICKKYDIDLISLARYMRILSPNFVWRYPDRIINIHPSLLPAFPGASAYAQAFERGTKIVGVTSHYVTENLDQGPIIFQDSFKVDPNDTLEKMKTKGQKLEADTLLKAMKMHLENKLEVRWRKVHIKSK
- the glmM gene encoding phosphoglucosamine mutase, which produces MAKFFGTNGIRGVFDEDFTLEFVHDMTLAIGTYFGKGPVLIGYDGRESSPVISKVVSSALNSIGIDCNVAGIVPTPCLEFAVKSLGYSGGLMITASHNPSQYNGIKPCASDGVEISREDELIIEDIYLQKKWLEKPVKWGVTGTENRAIEAYLKGIISHVDSKLIESKHFKVVLDLGNGAQAVSAPNFCELLDCETFLINQKIDGAFPGRGSEPTPQNLSELSKIVRENNADVGIAFDGDGDRSIFCDNKGDILTGDKSALVLTQHILKKNPNSLVVTCLNSGSNIEVLAEKFDSKVIRTKVGSVEVSRKMVPTGALIGFEENGGFMYGKHNQVRDGCMTLALMLDLLATSGKPLTEEIASLPPSFTTKDKIPCSAEKIPKLISSLKEEFPNSDISDGIKITLDSKNWVMIRPSGTEPIVRIYAESESQEKLDTLMSEYLEKVSSIISR